TTGCCGCGAAAGCCGGGTTTGCGAATTTCGCGGCCCATGAACATGTTGTCGGCAATGGACAGAGCAGGTGACATGGCGAGGGTCTGGTAGACCGTTTCGATCCCTTCTTTGCGGGCATCAATGGGGGACGTGAAGTGGACTGGTTTGCCTTCAAGAAACACCTCCCCTTCGTCGGGGATGACGGCCCCGGAGACGGCTTTGATCAGTGACGACTTACCTGCCCCGTTGTCGCCGATCACTGCGAGGATTTCACCGGGATAGAGATCGAAGTCACAGTGATCCAGTGCGGTTACTTTGCCGTAGCGTTTGACCAGCCCGCGGCCCTTGAGGATGGGTTCAATCGACCCATTCGCGATGTTTTCCATCAAAGTCATGCTGAAACCTTTCTGATCCACTGATCTACTGCGACAGCACCGATGATGAGCGCGCCGATAAGGAGGAATGTCCACTGTGCGTCAGCACCGGCAAGGCGCAGGCCAAGGGTAAAGACACCAACGATAAGGGCACCAAACAGCGGCCCCATGATTGACCCGCGACCGCCGAACAAAGAGATGCCGCCAATCACAACAGCCGTAATGCTTTCGATATTCAGCAGTTGGCCGGATGTCGGGCTGACAGACCCGATGCGGCCAATCAGCGCCCACCCTGCGATGGCACAGATGAAACCTGTGAAAGCATAGACAGAGATCAGCGTGAATTTGACGTTCACACCTGAAAGCTGTGCCGCGTCTGGGTCATCACCCACCGCATAGATGTGGCGGCCCCAAGCGGTGTGCTTAAGAGCATAGGCGAGGAAGGCAAAGATCAGGACCATTGCAATGACGCCAAAGGTAAATGTGGCCCCGCCCCGCCCGGCTTCGTCCGCGCCAACTTTGAAAGTCGTCCCAAGGAACTGAAGCAAAGGCGCATTTTCCTCGATGTCTTGCGCACGGATCGTTTCGTTAGCGGAATATAGGAAGTTAGCAGCCAGAACGATCTGCCACATGCCGAGAGTGACAATGAACGGCGGGAGCTTCATCACCGCCACAAGCCAGCCGTTGAACGTTCCGATCAACGTCCCGAACGTCAAGCCAATTACAACGGCGATCTCAACCGGAATACCGTATCGGAACGTAAACTGCCCCATGATGACGCTGGACAGAACTGCGATTGCCCCAACGCTGAGGTCGATACCCGCGGTCAGGATCACGAGGCTCTGAGCAGCAGCAACGATGCCGACGATCTGCACTTGTTGAAGGATCAATGTCAGCGCGAAGGGAGAGAGGAACCTCGACCCCAACAAAAGCGCGAACAGGATGATTGAAACAAGGAGGACGAACAGCGGCACAAGTGCAGGGTTCACATGCAAGGCGTGTTGCAACCTCGCGAGAAAGCCTTTGCGTTCGCTGAACGAAGCCACTGTATCTGCTGCGGGTGGCTTGATTGCGGCTTCAAAATCGTCGGCGTTGCCAGACATTGTTCGATCCCCTTGTGATGAATTGGATATCATGCAGGATCATATCCCGCTTTGGAAAAAGGGGCGGGAAAATTACCCGCCCCTAGTGTTGCACCTATGAAAAGATGCGGGAGGTTTGGCTTAGCCCCAGCAAAGGTCTGTGCCTTCGGCAACAGAAATGCTTTCCACGCCGTCGGCTGGCTGATCTGTGACCAAAGCAACACCTGTGTCAAAGAAGTCCTTGCCAGGCGTGTTCTCAGGCAGTGTGCCATCAGCTGCGTATGCCGCAATGGCTTCAATACCAAGGGCCGCCATGCGCAGTGGGTACTGCTGTGACGTTGCGCCGATCACACCGTCGGCGATGTTCTGAACACCAGGGCAACCGCCATCTACGGATACGATTAGAACATCGTCTTCACGACCAATGGAACGGAGTGCTTCGTATGCGCCCGCAGCGGCCGGTTCGTTGATGGTGTAGACAACGTTGATTTCTGGATCAACGGCGAGGAGGTTTTCCATCGCAGTACGACCGCCTTCTTCGTTACCGGCTGTTACGTCGTTGCCGACGATGCGCGCATCATCTTCGTCGCCCCATTTGTCAGGGTCGCCAAGGTCAATGCCAAAGCCCTGCAAGAAGCCCTGATCGCGCAGAACGCCAACAGTCGGCTGGGAAACAGCAAGGTCAAGCATAGCAATTTTCGCGTTTGCCGCGTCGTCGCCAAGCTGCGCCGCAGCCCACTGGCCGATCAGCTCACCTGCAAGGAAATTGTCTGTCGCGAATGTCGCGTCAGCCGCGTCAACCGGATCAAGCGGTGTGTCGAGTGCGATAACCAGAAGGCCCGCGTCACGTGCCTGTTGAACAGCGCCAACAATGGATGATGTATCGGACGCCGTCAGCAAGATACCGGATGCACCGTCAAGGATGCAGGTTTCAATCGCGGCCACTTGTGTTTCGTGGTCACCGTCAACCTGACCAGCAAAGGAACGAAGCGTGATACCAGCCTCGGTAGCAGCAGCTTCTGCGCCTTCGCGCATTTTGACGAAGAATGGGTTGGTGTCCGTTTTGGTGATCAGGCACGCGGAAACGGCGTGGCTGTCAGCCATAGCGGAACCAGCAGATGTAATGGCAGCAAGAGCAGTGCCGATGAGCAACTTTTTCATGATGTCCTCCCAGACAAGTAATGAGTCAGAGCCTCCACCCCGACGTTATTGCGACCGGTATTTCCCGTCGCTTGACCCTAAGAGACGTGATTCTCAATCATCTGTCAATTAGTTAGTTAAGTTTTCTTATTAATATGTTTACCTGCATTATATGGCTGTTATGGTGCACGGTATGGAAGATGGACTCATCAGATCAATCAGCACCGGTCTAAGCCAGAAGGGCGTTCGCGATCACAACGAACGGCTCTTATTGTCGCTGTTGCAGCGTAATGGTCCGATGCCAGGAAGCGATCTTTCGAAGCTGGCCGCGCTATCTCCGCCTACGGTCTCAAGTATCCTTCGACGCCTTGAAGGTGAAGGGATTCTCGAACGTGGGGACCCTGTGCGGGGCAAGGTCGGCAAGCCGTCGATCCCGATGCGATTGGCTTCGAATGGCGTGTTCTCGTTTGGCCTCAAGATCGGGCGCAGGTCGACTGATCTGGTGCTGATTGATTTGAATGGCGAGTTGCGGGAAGAACGGCAATTGACATACCCCGTGCCCGTTCCAGCCGACATTTTTACATTCCTTGAGGACGGTGTGCGAAGCATAACGGATGCGATGGACGCCGAGCATGCCAAGCGCATTTGCGGCATCGGGATCGCGGCCCCCTTCGAGATGTGGAACTGGCCCGACCCATCCATGGACATGTCAGCAGCAATCGCACCTTGGGAAGGCATTGACCTTAAGGCAGAAGCGCAGTTGCGAACGCAACTGCCTGTGCTCTTGTTGAACGACGCGACTGCAGCCTGTCAGGCCGAACACACCTACGGTCGCGGCAAAGAATTTCGGGACTACGCCTATTTCTTTATTGGCGCATTTATCGGCGGCGGGATTGTCTTGAACAACTCGGTCTTTGAAGGGCGCAAAGGCAATGCGGGCGCGCTTGGGTCACTGCGCAGCATCGGGCCTAACGGTGAAAGCATGCAGTTGGTCGATATGGCGTCGATCCATCAATTAGAATTGCGCCTTCGCGAGGTCGATCTTGATCCGCATCAGCTGTGGTCTGACCCAGAAAGCTGGCACAACTTGTCACGCTATGTTGACCCCTGGCTGGGCCAAACCGCCCAAGAACTTGCCAAAGCGGCCTTGTCCACATGTTCCGTCATCGATTTCGAAGCGATCTTAATCGACGGCGCCTTCCCTGCCAGCGTTCGTGACGATCTTGTCAGCCGCGTCCGCCGATACGTTTTGACCCAAGACACCCGAGGCCTGATCCAACCCCGTATCGAAGGCGGCAGCATCGGCGGCAAGGCTCGTGCAATCGGGGCCGCCACACGTCCCATCGGAGCGCAATTCATGATGCAGGCAAGCGTTGGAATGACGGTCTGATTGAACGGTTTGCGTGTGAGGCCCATCGTTCAAAAGGCATACATCACGATCAAATCAAGACAGCACATACATGTTCAAATCGGAGGTTAATATGCGAGTTCTCTTTACAGGCGGCAGCGGCAAGGCGGGAAAATGGGCGATCCGGCACTTACTGGAGCAAGGTCATCATGTTGTGAATGTCGATCAAACGCCTTCAGGGCTCGACTGTCCGGAATTGCTGATTGATCTTTGCGACGCAGGGCAAGTCATCGGGGCCATGTCCCAATTCGTCGAATTCGGGGAACTGGACGCGGGCACCGGCGTCCCCACTTATGACGCCGTTGTGCATTTCGCCGCCATCCCCCGCGTCATGATAGGCACAGACGGCGAGTGTTTTCGCCAGAACACTTTGACCACCTATAATGTGCTCGAGGCCGCAACGAAGCTGGCCATTCCCAAGGTGATCTTTGCCAGCTCAGAAACAACTTATGCCATCTGCTTTGCGGACGGAGAGCTAAAACCGGATTTCGTACCCGTCGATGAAACCCATCCAACCGTCCCTCATGACAGTTATGCCATGTCGAAAGTCTGCAACGAAATGACGGCAAAGTCCTTTCAGGCACGCACAGGTGCCGACATCTATGGGTTGCGGATCAACAATGTGATTGAACCGCACGAATATGCCGAGATGTTCCCGGCCTTTGTTGAGGATCCGGCCCTTCGCCGCCGTAATATATTTGCCTATATTGATGCACGTGATCTGGGGCATATGGTCGATTGCTGCCTAAAGGCAAACGGGCTGGGCTACGAAGTGTTCAACGTTGCAAATGACGATACGTCGGTTGGCATCACGTCGGATGAAATCATCCAGCAGTTCTATCAGGGCGTCGAAGTGCGCGGCGAAATGGGCGCCAACAAGACCTTCTTTTCCAACAAGAAGGCTAAGAAGGTGGTGGGTTTTCAACCAAAACACTCATGGCGGGATACCCTAGAGTAGATCGCAGCTAGCTGACGTTCGAACTAAATGCAGCATAGGTCGAAGAGGGCTCAAATCTGCCATTCGCCGCGGCTTCCTGCAAGGAACCCAAGGCAATCCTGAGCGGCCATTTATTTCGTTTCTGCAATAGTAATTCTCTGCCCGTTGCCGCGGAGATTACTCAGCGGCAACGGGCAGAGAATTGAGTTCCTCACGCATAGCCGATTGCGTCGAGCACCTGATTGATCATGCCCAGTATCTTTTGCGCATGTGCCTTGTCGTCGAGCAGGAGTTTCCGGATGCCTTCGTCCTCTTCGGTTTCCAAATCGTTGTCGATCTCGACAAGCTCTTGCGCCCACATGTCTCGTTTGTCCTGCCATTTTTCAAGCTCGACCACATCCTCTTTCATCATTGGCCCCTGTATCCGGGCTTCGCCTGTTTTGAAGTTAATTCGGACCTGATCAGGGTGGGGCAGGGGGGCAGGCAAATGTGTGATGCCCAAGGCTTCTCTGCGTTGTAATTCCTCATTCCACTCGACCTTGTAGGCAATCGCTGTCTGAACCCACTCATCCGACATTTGCTTGTTTTCGCGTTCCGTTGACCCCAAGAGTTCCGCGAACAAACGCTGAGACCGGTGTTGACCCTTGACCGCATTGACAGCCAGAGCGCGCATCACAGCCTGCGCCATTGGTACGGTCACATTACGGTCGCCGTCGCGCACCGTGATATCGCGGTAGGCTTCGTCTAGAATAATGCCTTTGAGACGTTCTTCATTGAGTTTCGGTTGCTTGTTTTTCGACCCACGTGGCCGCCCCTTGGGATTGCCGGATTGTCCCGGCTTAAACCGTGTGTCGGTCGGAGGTTTGCCATATCCGACCTCATAGTCTGAGGCATGATTATTTGAGGGAAGAGGGTTTTTACCTGTCGTCATTCGGCTGCCTCCTGAACCTGAACAGTGCGGGGCCATCCGCAAACAAGTTGTTCGGCCTCGTCCTTTGCGAAGATCTCCCACCGCGCTAGAATTCGATCACAATAGATTTGATCCAACTCGCAAAGATAAGCCTTCCGGCCGGTCTTTTCTGCCGCAATGAGCGTTGAACCGGAACCGCCAAATATATCCAGAACGATATCCCCACGGCCCGATACATCCCGGATTGCATCTGCAATCATCTGCACAGGTTTTACTGTCGGATGCAGGGCCAACTCTTCCATGCGATTGCCATGACGACTGTTGACGCCGCGATATTCCCAGACATTGGTGCGGTATCGCCCATGTTGACCAAGTTCAAAATTGTTTATGTGCGCCGAAGTGCCTTTCTTGAACACGAAGATTAACTCATGTCGCGAGCGGTAGAACGTCCCCATGCCGCCATTGTCCTTGGCCCAGACAATCAAATTCTTCAATTCGTCATAGACTTTTTGCCCAGCAGCTAGGATTTCTGTCATGTGCCGCCAATCCATACAGACAAAGTGAATCGAGCCGTCTGCGCTATGATCTGCAAGATTGTGGAAGGCTGTCTCCAGAAACGCAGTAAACTCCTCCTGGCACATCTCGCCAGACGCCATGGCGAACTCGCGGTGCTGGATGCAGCCAGAGTTTCCGACATGGCCATCAATAGGCACGTTGTATGGCGGGTCACTAAATATCATTTGTGCCACCTCGCCCTCCATGAGCAAGGACACCACATCTGTGTCCAAGGTGTCACCGCAAATCAGTCGATGTCGGCCCAGTTGCCAAATATCGCCTGGCTGAACCCGACCAGGTACATCCATTGGTATGATGTCATCATCAGGATCTCCGGGTTCTTCTGGTGCAACAGTATCCAGTATCCCATCGATTTCGGGGATGGAGAAACCAGTCAACGAGACATCGAACTCAAGGTCACTCGACATCAACGCGCCGAGTTCTGCGGCCAGGAGATCGTCATCCCAACCCGCATTAAGCGCGAGTTTGTTATCTGCCAGCACATAGGCCCGCTTTTCGTCATCGTTCATGTAATCCAGTCGCAGACATGGTACTTCGCGCATACCCAGCAGCTTTGCGCCTGCCACACGGCCGTGACCCGCTAGGATCGTGCGATGCTCGTCAACTAATACTGGATTGGTAAATCCGAACGCCTCAATGCTGTCAGCAATCTGACGTACCTGCTTTTTTGAGTGGGTCCGCGCATTCCGGACCCATGGTTGGAGATCGCAGATCGCGATCTGTTCTATATTCTTCCGGGTCATTTTGACCTCCTGCTCAACGCTGCGCCACTCGGTCGACAAAACCGCCACCGAAACAAAAAAAGGACGCCCGTGCAAACACGGCCATCCTTTATGGGTTAAACTACCCGACGCGGACATAACATGAACATTCAAGAATTACAAGCTTGCAGACGTTGAGTCGAATGCCATGCCAAGGCAGCGACCTGGTTGCTTCTAGCAGTGCAGGCAAACTTGCCGTCTGTATTCAGCTGTGAACTCCATCTGAACTTATCCCTGTTATTGAAAGGCCTTTCCCTGAAACGGAATGATATTTCCCTGTTTTTTCAAAACAGGGAACATGATGCTAACCCATTGTACCCACTCCTTAAATCAGTGCTGGAACGCCATAAATGAGCTCAAGCAATGCCAAATTAAGCCAGTTTCCCTGTTATTTCCCTGTAAACAGGGAACAACGGCGAGAGACTGGCGCGCTCAAGACTGTACGCACAGCCAGTCAATTCTTCAAAAACAGCCGATGCGATTGTCTCTTGAGGTTGTGGCAGTTTTTCAGCGAGTTATGGTTTCGCCCACTCAACTCAGGCCGTCCACATCCCGCAAATAACCTCTAGTAAACCAAAAAGCCTGAGGTCGAGCTGTTCGCGACACGACTATCAGGCGTCAAAGTTCAGGGAGTCTCGATCAGAGTGTCTTGATCTTGCCAATAACCCGAGAGTGTGTGTCGCACCTACCAGTCAGGTGTCTAGCCCAAGGGCAGTTTGCGTCGAGGACTTTGCGGATGATGCCCGGGGCAAGGAACGACAGATCGACCAGTGTCCGTCGCAGGTTTCCGGATGCATATTCTGCCTATGCTGAGGGAGAGTTTGGGCTGTTTGCGGGCAAGACTGTCGCACGTTTAAGCCCCGCTCGGTAAAAAGCTGTTCAATCCAATCCAGCCGAACCAAGAATGGTCGCTAAATCGTCCTGACTCTGCTGGCGCGCGCCCATATCTAGGCCGCTTTGAATGTGTTCGAGGTGAGATATCAGCCGTCGCTCAGCCTGTTCCGGATTTTGGGACTGGATCGCGGCCAGAATTTTTCTGTGTTCATCATCCGGGCAACTTGCGCCTTCTGATGATCCAAAAAGGCCAACAATCAGTGAGGTGCGCGTGACCAGCTCTCGCATCATACGGGAGATGAACTTGTTTCCGGTCGCTTGGGCGAGTTTGGTGTGAAATTCGCCAGACAGTCGAATGATCTCGGTCCGCTCATTCTTTTGACGGGCAGCATCTTCTAGTGCGATGTGATCGGTGAGAAGGGCCAGATCAATGTCACCGGAACTATGGGCCAACTGCCGAACGAGCGGCGGTTCAATCAACATACGGGCGGCAAAAACGTCATTCGCTTCTGACTTGTCCGGACAAGCGACATAGGCGCCGCGATTCGAATGCAGATGGATGATTCCTTGGCTTGAGAGCAGCAAAAGCGCCCTTCTGACGCGCATGCGTCCGACGCCAAAGGCTTCGCATAAGCGCGCTTCGCTTAACTTGGTATTGGGCGCCAAACGTTGCTCCATGACGGCCCTATAGATGCGCTCGACGATCAAAGATTCATCGGGTGCCGACAGGGATTTTGTTGTGTTTTCACTGCATTTCTGAGGGTTTGAGGGCACAAGATGACTTTCGATACGGATTGATCAGGCAGCATATAGTAAATGACATGGTTTAACCTGAAGCAAGTGTAAGCCTAACTGTCGAAACTTGTCGACCAATTAACAAAATTTGTTGACAAGAATTGTTAACAATCGTGAAGTGACCTAGCGGCATGCATGGGATCTCCATCTAACTGCTGGCCAAGAATGGCGCCCAAGGCGCCGAAATAGAATTCAACGGGAGTTAAGAATGCAACGTAGAACACTTATGAAGGCAGCCCTGACCGCTGTGACCTTTACGGCGCTTCAGGCCACAGCGGCCTTCGCTGAAAACCCAGTGTTGAAGATCGGCTTTGTTGGCGTGACCAGCGGGCCTGCTGCTGCCTGGGGTATATCAAACCAGCGCTCAATGGAAACACGCGCGGCCTGGATCAATGAGACCGGCGGTTACACCATTGGCGACACGACCTATGACATCGAAATCGTGTCTTTTGATGATCAGAAAGACCCCAAGCGCGCAATTGCGGGTATGGAAAAGATGGCTCAGGAAGGCATCCACTATGTCGTTGGACCGAATGTCGACGACGGTGCAGCGGCCGTCCGTCCAGTGGCTGAATCCAACGGGATCATGTATTTCCCGTACGCTTTCCCCAAGTCGCTGTATCAAGCACCGGCGTCCAATGCCATTTTGGGTATGGTTGCCAACTATCAGTCCGGTCCCGCCATTTACAAACACCTGATGGAAAACGAGGGCGTCAAGACCGTTGCCTTCATCGCTGCGAATGAATCCGACCCACTCAGCCAGCGGGATGGCGGCGCGGAAGCGGCCAAAGCGCTTGGGCTTGAGGTGGTATCGGACAACGTGACCTATCAGGTCGACACCACGGATTTCACGCCGGTCCTGACGCCGGTGATGCGCACACAACCTGACCTTCTGGTGCTGTCCGGTGTCTCGCCTGCGAACGCGCCACAGCTGATCCGCTCGGCTCGCGAACTGGGTTTCCAGGGTCTGATCTCGACAGAAACCGCGCAGGACGCAGGTGTTCTGGCTGAGGGTGCCGGGGATCTGGCAAACGGGTTCATCTCGGTTGGCGGCGCTTCGACACCCGAGTTGGCCTCGCCCATGATGAATGAATTTGTGGAGCGCTACACCACGATGTTCGGCGAATACAACGACGAGTCCAACACCAAAGTCTATGCCCTAGAGTACATTCTGGAGACGCTGAAAGCCAATCCAGCAGCGATCGATGATGTCGAGGCGTTCAAGACGACCATGGACAGCTTTGAGGCACCGAACCCCTATATGAATGTTGATGCGAAGCTGCGCTATGTCGGCACAACATCCTTTGGCCAGAAGCGCCAGGTCGCGGTGCCTTTGGTGGTGAATGTCTATCAGAACGGTGCATTCGAGACGCTGTTCGTCGCCGAAGTCGACTAGGCTTTCCTCCCTGCTGTCGGGCTTGTCCGGCGCAGAAACTTCCCGGGCCACAATTGGCCCGGGACCCTTCACTGAAAGAAAGCCTCGATGGAACAGATACTGGCTAATGGCGTCTACCTGGGGTCACAATACGCGATGATCGCGCTTGGACTGACCCTGATCTTTGCCCTGATGAACGTCCTCAATTTTGCCCATGGGCAGATGTATGTGATTGGTGGTTTTGTTACCTACACGTTCTATGGCCAGTGGGGCGTTCCCTTCGTCCTGGCCCTTGTCATGTCATGCGTGACATTGGCGATCCTCGGAGCATTGATAGAAAAATACCTGTTTGCACCGGTGATCAGAGGTTCTGCACGTGAAGAAAGCACGATGCTTCTGGCCGCCGGCATAGCCTTTTTGCTGGATGCTTTGATCCTGATCATCTTCGGGGAAAAGCAGCGCGGTGTTCCGAAAATCGTCGATGGCGTCTTCAACTACGATTTCCGACTGATCATGCCCTATGATCGAATACTCATCTGCTTTCTCGCCATCTTGTCAATCGTCGCCTTTATCGGCCTGATGCAATACACCAAGACCGGGCGTGCCCTGCGTGCGCTGGCTCAGGATCGGACGGCGGCTCAGTTGATGGGGGTGAATGTCGACCGCTACTCGATGATCGGCTTTGCGCTTGGGGCGATGCTGGCGGGCCTTGTGGGCGGCTTGCTTGTCACCATTACCGGCGTGAACCTCGGCATGGGTGGACCCACATCCATCAAGGCGTTCATGATGGTGATGATCGGCGGGGCCGGAGTGATTTCCGGTGCGATCTGGGGCGGGGTCATCCTAGGTTTCATGGAGGCCATAGGCCTCGCTGTCCTGTCGCAATATGGCGACATCACCTATCTGCTGATCTTCGTCTCGCTGATGATCTTTCTCGCCATCCGGCCGCAGGGCCTGATGGGCAAACCGTGGGGTTGATGGCATGGCGAATTTCTCTGCAAAACAGCTGATCGGTGTTGGAATCTTTCTGTTTGCCATCTTCATCGGCGTACCACTTGTCATCGGCGCAACCGGTCGCTGGGACTTCTACTTCACGCTGACATCGGTCGCTCTTTTGGCCATTGCGAGCGCGGGGGTTTGGCTGACCTTCTACATTGGCCGGATCAATATCGGACAAGGTGCGTTTGCGCTGATGGGGGCCTATGTTTCGGCCATTCTTGTGGTCAAGGCCGGATGGTCGTTCTGGATATCGCTGCCATTGGCAGGCCTGTTCGCTGCGGTCGTGGCTATACTGATTGGCCTGCCCATTCTGCGGCTGCGCGGCGTGTATTTCGCAATGATAACACTGGTGTTGACCCAAGTTGTCACATTAACGGCGCTTGCCCTTCCAATTACCAATGGGGCCAAGGGGATTTCGAACATACCGCTGCCTTCTGGCCTGTCACTTTTCGGCATTCCGGTGATCCCGGACTTCAGCACAATGGAAAGCACCAAACTAGCCTTCTACTATACCGCCTGCATACTGATGATCGTGACTTATGCAGCGCTGTACCGGTTGGTAAATTCCCGCCTTGGACATCTTTGCCGCTCAATGCAACAAAACGAAGAATTGGCCAGCTCGATCGGCGTCAACATCGCCTATATACGCATTGTGATCTTCGCGATCTCCAGCTTCTTTGGAGGCATCGGGGGTGCAATGTTCGGGTCCATCGCGCAGTCGGTCTATCCGTCCAGTTTTCAGGTCGCAGATTCGGTGAATTTCATGCTCAACTGTTTCCTTGGCGGCCTAGGCTATGTCTTTGGTCCGATGCTCGGCACTTTGGTGCTGTATTTTGGCTGGGACCTGCTTTTTGAGTTCGGGAAATATCAATTGCTGGTCTACTCGATCATTTTGATCGCAGTGATCCGCTTCCTGCCCAACGGATTGCTCAGCGTGCGGTTCAGCAAGGGGGGCAAGAAATGAGCCCCCTTCTCCAAGTCAAGAACGTTACCAAAAAATACGGCGGGCTTGTCGCAAACAACGACATCACATTTGACGTGGCCGAGAACGAGATCCTCTCTGTGATCGGACCGAACGGCGCGGGAAAATCGACCCTGTTTAAGATGATCTCCTCCTTTACGCCAACCACGTCAGGCGAAGTGCTCTACCGCGGCGAGCGCATCTCCAATCTGAAACCTCATATCGTTGCCCGCAAAGGCATCGTGCGGACTTTTCAGGAGACGACAATCTTCAAGAGCATGACCGTCCGTGAAAGCGTGGTTGTGGCGCAGCACCTGCGGGCCAAGGCGTCACTTGCCGGGTATTTTTGGGGTACGAAGACGGCACGCGAGGATGTGGCCGCTTTTGGTAAATACGCCGATGAATTGCTGGAATTT
This DNA window, taken from Aliiroseovarius sp. F47248L, encodes the following:
- a CDS encoding branched-chain amino acid ABC transporter permease, with amino-acid sequence MEQILANGVYLGSQYAMIALGLTLIFALMNVLNFAHGQMYVIGGFVTYTFYGQWGVPFVLALVMSCVTLAILGALIEKYLFAPVIRGSAREESTMLLAAGIAFLLDALILIIFGEKQRGVPKIVDGVFNYDFRLIMPYDRILICFLAILSIVAFIGLMQYTKTGRALRALAQDRTAAQLMGVNVDRYSMIGFALGAMLAGLVGGLLVTITGVNLGMGGPTSIKAFMMVMIGGAGVISGAIWGGVILGFMEAIGLAVLSQYGDITYLLIFVSLMIFLAIRPQGLMGKPWG
- a CDS encoding branched-chain amino acid ABC transporter permease, coding for MANFSAKQLIGVGIFLFAIFIGVPLVIGATGRWDFYFTLTSVALLAIASAGVWLTFYIGRINIGQGAFALMGAYVSAILVVKAGWSFWISLPLAGLFAAVVAILIGLPILRLRGVYFAMITLVLTQVVTLTALALPITNGAKGISNIPLPSGLSLFGIPVIPDFSTMESTKLAFYYTACILMIVTYAALYRLVNSRLGHLCRSMQQNEELASSIGVNIAYIRIVIFAISSFFGGIGGAMFGSIAQSVYPSSFQVADSVNFMLNCFLGGLGYVFGPMLGTLVLYFGWDLLFEFGKYQLLVYSIILIAVIRFLPNGLLSVRFSKGGKK
- a CDS encoding ABC transporter ATP-binding protein; protein product: MSPLLQVKNVTKKYGGLVANNDITFDVAENEILSVIGPNGAGKSTLFKMISSFTPTTSGEVLYRGERISNLKPHIVARKGIVRTFQETTIFKSMTVRESVVVAQHLRAKASLAGYFWGTKTAREDVAAFGKYADELLEFLGMSGIASELASNLPQGNLRALGIAIGLATDPKILLLDEPFAGMNHDETMNMVNLVRSVRDERGVTVMLVEHDMPAVMKISDRIVVLNFGEKIAEGTPSEIQNDENVIEAYLGSADDEIGM